Genomic segment of Phalacrocorax aristotelis chromosome 16, bGulAri2.1, whole genome shotgun sequence:
gaagtgggaggaaaatTAGGTGGgaaatcttaaatattttatatttgcatttgaaactAGTCTAATAAATACccttttcagtatgttttaaaaCCGAGTGAAAAGATTGAACTTATTCCACTGTTTATTTCTGTACTTTACCACATTTCAGGCTTCATTAATACTTGAAAAAATTTGTTGTTTGTGGGACAGCGTAGGTGTTGTAGACAAAAACACAACCTTGCTTCATAATCAGCAACTGGCAAAGTGGAAGGCTCAATGTTTGTCCTTTTAACCCACCTAAAAGCATGTGACATTAGAATAGCCTTCTACGGTATTTGCAATTTCCTCTACTATCCCCAGTGAACCAGATGAGCTTTGTGGATGCTTGCTTCACTACCAAAAATAGACTGCGCCATCCTAGCTCACTGGTGTTTCATTCATTTGATCTCTCTGCTGAGGAAACTACTGAAGGCATATCACTGATATGGCTATTCTGAAGAGTCAAAAAAGGAACcactttgttttcctcctcGTTTGCTACTGTAGGCAATGAAATTAATCTTGCTTCCAAACAAAACAGCGTTTGAATTGGAGCCTCTGGGCAAGGCTAGGGTGGAGcaatgaggatttttttttttttacctacctttcaaaatattaggaaaaaacgGGAAACTGCAAAAGTTGAAGCTATCTTATATAGGTAAGAACGCTCTAAAAGCTTGGCTTTTCCATTACTGCAACAGTGCTAAACTCATACAGGTTTGCAGTTTTGAAAGTCAGAAGGCAGTATTTACTGGGAGtctaacaaatatttttttctttgattactTGCAGTAGGCACAGCAAGCCAATAATGATGCAATTTCAAAATATGTCTCTGCTTAATGAAAAACGGGACAAATGTACCTGAAAAATTGccctgtttttttaatggaaaagtgATGAAAGGCTTTATTACAAAATATAGTGCATATACTTTCTCACatcattttaaacaaagacatattctgttttcagaacGCTGCTTAATGCTGACCAACATAATTTCATGTTTAGTACTGTCTTTTCAGCCCAGTTTGCATTTTTCCTCCTCGTTTTTCATAGTTTCAACAACTACCAATTCCAAAAGGCATAATTCTTATTCCCACATAAATCCAGATACATAGATCCACATACATATTTTGGGAATGAAAATGCATCCAAGATTTCTACAATACCATAAAATGCACTGGCACTGACAGGCATAGAAATAATAGGTGGGTAGAAGAAGATCCTTGAGAGTGATGTTTGTGCTTTACTCTCCAGAGCAGGAAGCATGGCTAAGTTGGTAGCCCACCGGGCTAAGATGTCAGAAGGTCGGATCACACATTAGGATTTGGGCTCATCCCAAATGTTGACACAGTattgaagggggaagggaaagggaaaggcatGTGACAGTAGAGGACATTGTATTCACCAGTAAACGTTGACTGGAAATATCCATCATTGGACCAGGTAGAGGAAAGTCCACTATAGAATCAACATAAAGATTTCTTAATCTTCTGTTGCTAAATATTGAATTAGGCTGGTAGTGAGCACCAGGTGAAGAAAATCCTGCATACTAACACTAAATATCccttaatattaatttaatcttAATTAAATATGATTGAGTATATATTCccacctgaaaaaaaccagGGTCTCACCACGTATATGgctaaaattttttaaatgctatttgGCTCAGCatgttgtctttaaaaatactgtgccATGATAGTTAAGGTAAAATTAGAGGGCCATTGTGGAATGCTTAGATATCCCAAATCTGCatttcatcttctctttttattacATCTCAGCCTTGCCCAGTTGAGCCTTTCCCAGTTTTAACCTTTCAAATATGATCTACAGCTGCTGGATGCAAAAGGAAATTAACAATAACTGACATCAATAACTTCTTTCTGAGTGTGCAGCACAGCCtcagtttgctgctgctgctgtcctttTCCAAAAGTAGTCATCATGTTTTCACTCAATAGTGTATTTATTAAGATATTAAGCTTCACTAGCAAAGATTCAGAAGTTTGCTTTCGtttaatttagtttaaattTCCCAGATTTCTCACAAAACTCCTACCAATaattttagttaaaataatGGACTAAAGCAAAAATGCAAGCCTACAACAAGCATCTTGTCAAAATGTGTATGTACCTGTTTCTAATACAGATCTTCATTATCGGATTTTCATATACTTGTGCATCTCATTGAATATCATAGGTATTTAGTCCATTCAAGTTGGTCTGTTAAATAACagcatttggaaagaaaataatgctgcCTTCTCAGAAGGATTCACACTGTAATCTTCtggatttattattattaaaactcATATAATAATTCAGCTTGGAAGGGACATATGGGATCATCTCATCATCTGCTCCAACCCCCAGCCAGTGCAGCACCAAATCTGAAGCTGGGTCTAATTTCAAGGTCAGATAAATTGCCTAGGGCCTTGTCCAGCTGAGGTTTGAGGATCTCCAAAAATGGAGATTTTATACTCTCTCAGAGCAACTTGTTTCTCTGCTGATTATCAttgctgtgaaaaaaaccttcccttatattttcattaaatattccAATATCTACTGATCACACAAATGATGAAGAACAATATATTAGTTCTCCACTCAAGTTGTATTTTCACAACAAACTTACTAGCAAAGGTACTAAACATACAGAATTGCTAGTCTGAATGAGAAGATGGGTTAAACACATAATTGTTAAATATACTTTATGAAAGGGAATAATTTATATTATGTGATGGCTGTAATTGCATTTGGTGATTCTGCAGGTAGTTCTAGGCCTTTCCTTGCTGAAAGACGTCAATGGGTCCTCGGATTACTTGTTTATTCTTATACTCTAACTTGTTCCAAATGGATTTTAAAGTCCTTTTGCTAAATTACTGACATGCCTGTCTGTCATTGTAGTGAATTAATCAAACTCATTATTCAGTAATAATGCTCTCAACTTCATGGTTCCTAGAACCACACCTTAAGTGTTGTCAAAGGTCGGTTTATTCCCACgttccaagaaaaaaatgagtggAAGGCAATGTATTCTTTCACATACCCACCTCACACTCTGAGGCAGGAGTGCCTTTTAGTGTCAAAGTAATTTCCTGCTGAAGAAATGTTCctactgtttgtttttatttgaatagATGAACAGCATCATATGAGCCTTTAACAGGGTAAATGGGTTGGCCAGGCAATTTTGGCTTCTTGCAGGATCATGCTCTCCACTCAAATGTACAAACCAATTATATGACTTCCATGCTGAGAAAGTgcattaacttttaaaatgcatagcAGCAGCCTGgtcttaataaaaatgtttaaaacccACTCTTAAACCATAACTCCAAGTTGCAGCTGAATATGAAACATCCATTTACAGACAATTACACACAATTCCTATCATGCTTTGGAAGATATGTATATGCACTAGGAATATTAAAagccccaaaccccacaacTCTAGGTGAAATAGGGAAAGACTTAAAATCTTTCAAGATACGCTTAGGCAGAAATGCAGCGTGTCTTGTAACTTAACAGCAGACATCTACTGAGAGTATGTACAGCACACAGGTAACCCTTGGCCATCCGTATTATAGAAGAACTTCTACAATCCAACACTTGTCATTCTAGGAACACCATAATCTATGAAAATGATTCATTCTCAGGAATTTCTTCCATGGGTAAAGAACAGGAAGAGAATTAAGCTTGGAGCAAAACCTGACTCTTCCAGCATCACAAAGCCCATAACAGAACCTCTCCTGCCTCCAGTGATGAAACACGCCTTAGAAAAATCTAAAAACGTACATGAAATCTAGTGAGGACAGACAAAGGCAAACTCACTTAAATCTTAATGTTACAAGTACTCCTGCTTAACCTGTAGGAACAGCTTCCAGTTTAACTAGTtgcacagctgggaagcaggAAATTTTTCACAAGGTTAAAATTAATACCTATATTCAAGGCCCTTCAACATAATTGCTTATTATGGCATGTTCCACTGAAGCACTTATGCACAGGATGCAGTTCTTCTTACTTTGGAAATAAAGGTTTCCAGTGGAGAGTTGTTCCCATTTAAAATGTTCCTGTCTCACAGCAGGACTCCAGGATACTTTCATAATTCATATTCCAGATGAAAATAATCATTTATGGTCAAGCTCTCAAAGAACAGGGAATACTGAAATAACAGAGAAAGATGACGTTCTCCTTATGTGTGCATATGGGTTCATATGTAATCCTAATTAATATGTTAAttggcagctgcagcaaagaATTAGTAGGATGCTTAAACACCAGCTTTATTTACATTATAGTCAGGATTTGTCCTAAGTCTGCAGTTATAAGCCAGAGTGGTTTGaaaaaaagtcagcaaaatTCATCTTGCTATAGAGATTTGTTCTTGTTATTGCTCCTCAAACAGCATTTATATTCCATGTAGTCCATCTAAACTTAAAACAACTTACCTCCGGTTGTAAGCCTTACTTTCTGATTTCGTATGGAAGTTTTCAGTCTCTTTTGCCCTTTAAGAGATGAGTGAAAACCAAAGTTCTCTGTCTGAAAGTCTAGTAGTCTCCTCTGATCAGAAGACCAGAGTGGGGCAGTAAATTTGGTTCTGAATTATCCTCCTGTCTACAGGAAGGCAAACCCATGCTCACGGAGAGTACACTCAGCTAAGTGAAATTTAAATATCATTAGATCCCACTTGAAAATGTTCTCTATATATAGAAAACTAACATAAAGGAAAGTAAAAGTGTTGGTGGGAAGATATATCATCTACTAGTGTGCATTAATATCAGAAGTCTATCCCCCTATCTTCCCACATTTTTGTTCCACTAAATTATAAAAACAGCCAATGACCTGCTTGAGAAATGAAGTATCAACCAGATGTTTCCTGAGCAAAGACAACTTTTGTTTCCCTTTACACACCATCTTCTGAGAGGCAGTGCTACAGTGATTGCGCATCTGACATCATTCACTATGTTGACTTTGGGTTACTCAGAATCTTTCCTTTACTTTACCTTCCAACTCAAATACAATAGTTTTACAGAGAGATCACATGGAAAGAATGGATTTGAATGACTAGAACACAAAGAGGAAGAATGGTTTATATTCACTTTGTTGCAACATCACTTCTTATGGAAACAGGGGATGGGTGACCAGTCATCCCCCAAAAGAACCACTCCTTTATGTGAAGAACAACatgcaaaaatatgtttttgtaaGAACtggtaattttaaaacagaaattctaCATGAGAATAGATCCAAAGCTCATTGTGATTTGTGGGAAGTCTGATTATTGCGCTTCAGATCAGATTCCTGTTTGTTGCCAGGAGCTACAGCATTTTTCTAGTTCTATTTGGCTACAAGGAAAACCTCATTAGTGCCTGTTAATCTGTGTGATACCTACCGACCTGTTAATGGGGGTGGGATATAGAATAGAGGCTCAATCATCCTCTAACAGAAGcgtttcattctttttattcaaataacACTATGTTTACAACAGATCACtctaaaagaacaaaatttgaGCTCCATTTTTAAGCAAGCTGGTGAAACAAAGCTGACTTTCAGGTGCTATGATAACAAAGAGCATGGGAGGAGGTGTTCCATTTTTAACCCTGTGTGCCAGAACTCATAATGCGTAATGACTTACAACTTTCACAGCAGGAAAATTTCTGTTCAAGCTATCCAGAAAAGTTCACATGATGCGTGTATAATTCACACAAGATCAGTATTTATTCAGTCATGAATAAAGCTCTAAAATACTTTATGAATGTCTTCACATCTGAAGACTGCAATATACCAATACTTTCTGGTCGTAATCTCCTATTTAGGCAAGAAGCCACATCACACAAAGCTGGAACTGCTTCTTCTTTCCTAGTAATATAAGATGGGTGTAGTAACATATACTTAAATAACCTGAAGTGTCACTGCATGTTTAGGTCACTGTGAAAGTCCATGGGGACCTAACGTTAACCGAAGATCTGATGTTGCATTCATCTCACATCGTTGGTTAGTTGCCTGcaaacagaggaaaagctgttttcagtagCTACCGTTTAATCAAATGTGGTTTAATTTGGAAAGTTGTGTACAGCACAAGAAACTGACTGTGCAATGGTTTTAATAAGGATACGTGAGCAAAGGCCATGTATTCTATAATCTGTGTGGGGTCTGTAGGAAATCAAGTTTTCAGCAAGATTGACAATGGAGCCATTCAGCCTCTTGAACACTCAGTCATACTGTTTCAGCCCACTGCAGACAGATGTACACTATATCTTGATGACAAATAACTATAATGACAAAGATGTAATCATGAATTTATGAatgtaaaatgctttcattaTGCATTTCATTAAAGACTAAACAGAATTATGGATTGGttggagaaaaagaatgaaaaaaatttacctCATTTCTACAGAGTTCATCTCTGTGCACAGACTCAGCTCACTAGGTACACATTTCTTGTAAACCTTGAAACTCCTCTAAGTTTTAAGGTAGGTTTACAGTTGcaaataggtttttttctacTGTGGTACAGAGCTCAGTTTTGTTCAGAAGCAATTGGAAACCAATTAGTTTGCATCATTGTTCTGGGAAGATTCATCCTCAGCTagtccattttttaaattctgttataTCAAGTCTAGAAGAGTTTGGcttgcttttctgtcttcttgttGAACAATGTACCTAGTCCCacctttgctgctttgcttcagGACATAACTTGACTCCACATCCTGTTGTTCAAAATAAATTCTGGTATTCTTGTGATTGCTTATGACATTTGAATTCCTACATATTCAGCACCCTGCTAAAATGCTTCCTGAAttctcaaagtaattttttttaaacactgccaaaaaaagaaatttgagaaTTGATATACTCAGGTAAAACACCATCATATTCTTGGTATGATggaaataattcattttcagtACACAATTTGGCTCCAGTTCCAGTAAGCTCatgcatataaaaaaattaacgGAAAGTTAAAGAGAATTATGCTTCAGAACTATTCTCTCTTGATGTCTGTTCATCTGCtgcgaaaaaaaaaaagtgacagctATATTTACAACTGATTGAAAGTTGTCTAGCACTGTAATATTCAATTCAGTAATGGTCTCCAAGtcaaaaacacttgaaaatgcCTAAACTGCTGGCAGCAAGTTCTTCAGAACACATGAAATCCTACTTAGTTCTCATGCATCCAGGTTATCCTTTCAAAAGCCTTTAGAAATAAGACAGCCCATGATATCAGCCTGTCACCTGTGACCTGCCCAGCATGGCCACTCCTGAACATGAGAGAAGGAACAAGAACGCTGCATGGACAGAATAAGGATTTATTGCAAACAAGTATTTTAACAAAGTATAAAGGCAATCACTTCAACCAGTTCTTTTCTAACAAGACAAACCTACCCCATTACAAGATTTGTTCAGTAAcaatgcagaatattttaaatcccTGAGATTGAGGCCCTCTCACCTTTTATGTACTTCATCCTCCtacccctccccaccccctgcaAAGGTGCTGGAAGTATAATTTCCTGCTCAGTTGTGCTTTTAGTGGATTACCATCCaaaattctgtttcattctTTACATCAgcatgaaatttaaaaatgaagaaaagccgAAGTTTCACATCAAGTTCACTTACATTCAGTTGCAGCCACCCAGTTTATAATTGTTTCCAATTTAAAGTTGGTATCCAAGCTGCTATGTAGATAAGGCTACTGACTCCGAAGATATAACTTGTCCCCCTTAAATCAGGCATGGAGGCCaactcctcctttccttctagCTGGACACAGCTAATGGTTATTACTTTTTATACAGGGGTATTTAGATGTGAATGCAAGGCTTTGGGCACAAGTCTTATATGTGGGCTTAAAGCCATCACAAGGAAGCTTCGTAACACAGAGTTCCAGTTCCGACTGCAGATTTCTAGTAATTTAACTATATGTCCTCAGCATTTTTCACCCTCGTAGCAGGCAGACAGTTTAAGAATGACAAACTTGGGTAGCAAAAGTGTTTCCTCCTAAGCAATGCAAGTTCCATTATTCAATTTCAGTAGGAAGCCACCCTGCAAGGCCACAAAGGCAGATCCAGCCATAACACACGCAGAGAAATTTCAGTCCAAGTTCAGACATTTTTCCTAGCAAGATCGTTGTCTCTTGTCCGATGTAATACTTCAGTAAACAGAACTCCTCTAGCTGACACATGACAATCAGCATAAGCAAAGCATGGGGGACAAGGCTAAACTTAAGTACTTCCAAAAGGATGCAGCTGATGTTGGCGTTACCTTGTCAGTGGCTAGCTCTTCAGTTGGAGATGGAAACAAAGGTCTAATAAAATTCAAGGCATAAATTCTTTCCAACATTAGAGGTAGATTTTATTCAGTGCAGTATATAATAGCCACTCCTGTAAGCGCAGAGCTCTAGGAATTAAACAATTCAGATCAACTTTGACTTATGACCTCCTACAATAACAACGGCAAGCTTTTATCGCATCCTTCATGAAAGCAGGCACACCACTCTGTAAAGAGAAAAGTGGAAAAGTCATTCTTGCACAATGTAATCAAGAAAAACTATAAGCAAGATGTGAATTCTCACTATATAGGCCGAGGCCTTCAAACAAATACAGGACGATTCTAAGATCTTGTACAAAGCAGCAAACCATTCCTTTAACCCTTCACGAACAGACTGCATTACTGCAGTTTGCTTGTGTTACGGCTATTCACATATGCTCTGGAAcatgggtttgttggttttgttgcaCAAATTTACCTGCCTGGTTGACTAACCAAGGGAATTTgataggaataaaaaaaaataaaaagaaaaaagacaactgCCATGAGAGCAGACAATAGCAAGACTCTAAAAATGGGACTGCGTAAGAGCTGGAAAGGTCAATACATCTGTTTCAGATGTATAGAAGACAGGTATGGATGCACTGAGTACACTGTTTGAAACGGATTAGCCAAAGACAATTGTGCTGTCGACCTTTACTTACCTTAGCAGCCCAGTTGACCAGCCACAATGGAATCCTGCCACCAGGATTATCAACATAGTACATATAGActagagaggagagagaagttACCAGAAAGTTATCCGGCCATAGTCTGCGTATTAGCTCTAACAACATATGACAAAAGCTGTCAGTGCGCATGACTGAATCACCAGGTACAACAGTTCTGCTCTAAATTCTTCACAAAAACGTAAACTTTTACTTAAGTGGAATGCGAAGTGAGTACAACCATTCCCAGTTAATCTCTGGGAAGCTGAGTGTGccataatattaatttaaactaCTGCAAACCATTTCAGGCAGCCTGTCTTACAAAATAAGGTTGTCTTTAAAGGACTAATCTCAGACAGGAGTCAATCTCCAGGCAAACCCTTTAATCTATAAATCTGTCCAACACAATACTTGCATGATTGCTGAGTTAACCAGATTGCAGGCAGCATCAGACTCTACCCAACTGAATGGAGAAGAATGAAGTGGTCAGTACTCTACTCTTAACTACCCAGCCCAACTGTTAAATAAAAGATTCTTAAGAGTAGCACACCACACTGGACATTTCCAAAagtttcattcattttaaagtaTTCCTAGTGCTCAGTACATCCACTTTATAGTAATTGGTTTTAGCTTAAAATTTCCAGTCTCTCCTCTTTGTGCATTTTGCGAATACATACATTCTTTGGCTACATGACTTGTGATCACACTTTCTTGACCTCTTACCTTTAGATCCAGTCTTGCCATCACTTTCAACTGCCAGATTTTGTTTATAGGTTTTAACTCTGATAATACCAGGCCTTTCAGGGCACTGAGGAACAGACACACCTTGAGCTAACACAACCCAGATCTTCTGCCCATTCACATCCAGTTCTTGACATTCACGAATATAGACATACTGTATTCCAAGTTGAGGCGGCACATCAAAACAGTGTCAGTTTGACATATGATGAATTGACAAGTGAATTCCATTACAAATACCAGCCCCTTCAAGTTATTTCTTATGAGTCTACAGGATTTGATCCTGCAGAGTAATAATTCAACTATGTGAGCTTTAGCTGTGTGTGGGAAGAGGCACCCACGCTCTTCTTCACAGTATACATATTCATGTAACACGAGGACTGCAAGATCTTAGACAAAGTGCAGGAGAGCAGTAGAATCAGTACATTGTTAGGATCCCTGTATGACCAGGTGACAAAAACTGCAAGGGGAACAGAAAGCTTGAAGGATACGTCTCTGTTTGAGAGAGGAAAAGGGTACTTCACTTCCCAGTAGACTACTTTTTCACCATCATACGTTTTCTCATACAGTTCTgcagatgaaaaaggaagattgttagatatttttaatttctgcttcaaCAGAACCATACACAGCATCAAGAACTGCTCAGATTTCTGACATGAACCATTTTATATGCAACCCTTATGTTAAAATTGGTATGTATGTAAAGTTGTAGCAGtagaagacattaaaaaagtTCTGTAGCAGGGTTGTTCAGGAAGCCAATACACAAAAATAGGTGGCCTGGTTTTTTGCTGCTATTGAATTAATTGAtttaagaaaaccaaaccaaacaaaaaaacaaaacaccaaagaaaaaacaaaccacacacaagccccccccaaaacccaaactacGAACCCAAAACAATTCGGGGGGGAGGCAGAGTCAAATTCCTTTTCAGACAGTTAGCTCATTCAAAGTCATTCCATCCCAAAGCTTCTGCCTCGCCTATGCATATTCTGTGTAACTCTGAGCCACAAGTACAGTATGCTTTTTCACAAGCATGTCATTATGCTTGTAAATGAATCTGAGTTAACATGGAACTAGGACGAGTACTGCTTTCTAATACCTGAAGAGGTCTTACATGAAGGATTAATGAAGTTTGGAAAAGCTATTAGGAAATTCACAGCAATATATACAGCAACAGTGAACAAGAAGCTTGAGCAGTTTATGAGCCTTCA
This window contains:
- the PCTP gene encoding phosphatidylcholine transfer protein isoform X2 → MDLDFRKQWDLYAKELYEKTYDGEKVVYWEVKYPFPLSNRDYVYIRECQELDVNGQKIWVVLAQGVSVPQCPERPGIIRVKTYKQNLAVESDGKTGSKVYMYYVDNPGGRIPLWLVNWAAKSGVPAFMKDAIKACRCYCRRS
- the PCTP gene encoding phosphatidylcholine transfer protein isoform X1 gives rise to the protein MAARRRLGFSEEQFRATCRELDQPPPAVGRSCQLLADSMGVRIYRLYDEQSGFYEYKVFGCLADCPPRRLVDFYMDLDFRKQWDLYAKELYEKTYDGEKVVYWEVKYPFPLSNRDYVYIRECQELDVNGQKIWVVLAQGVSVPQCPERPGIIRVKTYKQNLAVESDGKTGSKVYMYYVDNPGGRIPLWLVNWAAKSGVPAFMKDAIKACRCYCRRS